Below is a genomic region from Fusarium oxysporum Fo47 chromosome XI, complete sequence.
GCCTTCAAATTGACTATGTAGGGACAGGACTGACCAGCTTCAACACAGGAATTCACCTCGTCGCCTGGCAGGAAGAGGtggatcttctccaaggGCGCCTCTGGTGAGAATGACCCTGACGGTCACGGTTCCTGTTGTGCATCCAAGGCACTTGGCAGCACGGTTGGAGTTGCGCCGAAAGCGGATCTCGTTGCTGTCAAACTTCAATTGACTTCTTGGTCATTGCTCAAGGCTTGGCAAGCAGTTGTCTTGGATGTGAAACAGAACAGACTTCAAGGAAAGGCTGTTGTGAGCAACTCAAAGGCTTGTAAGTTTCCAGCACATGCCCCAGGCGAAGGTCACTGTTAATGGAACAGCTATTGCTTGGAGTGTCGATCGTGACGAAAGGTGGTTCCGAGACACACTCGAGActctcctcaagaaccttgaggctcttgatgtcgtcgtcgtcagCTCGTCAGGAAACTTTGGCGTAAGTTCATGAGTAGAATACTAGCTCTCAGTCATACACTAACATCAGTCAGACTCAGTTTGAGGTCAGCACATACCCATCGCTTTTCGCAAACCGGACTCCAATCATTGTTACTGGAGCTGTTGATAACAACGGACGTCTTGCTCCGTTCTCCCAGGGCGGTCCTCTCGTCACGACCACTGCACCTGGAATCGCCGTCAAGTGCGCTGCTATGAGTGGCGCATCAGCTTACCAGGCTGGTAAAGAGTCAACTGGAACATCCTTCTGTAAGTGATGATCCTCTACCAGCTAGAACTCGACTGACCTCCATAGCTACACCCGCCGTTGCTGGATTAGCGGCCTACTTCCTATCGCTTGACTCCTTGAGACCTCGACTTCAAGTCCCTGGTTCAGTTGCTATGAACGTCAAGGCACTTATTCAGGAGTATCACTACGCACGCGTCTCAGGTGGACCCAAGGTTGCATGGAACGCACACACTCTGCTCAGAAATTGATGCACCTCTGAACAGTATCATGAGCGGGGAATGTCGAGGAGGTggaaagaagaggcagcttCAGTCGTTGTATGGAGTTCTCCAAGGGAGTTTAAGCTCGGCCGGCTATTTGTGGGTTGCCGTCACCATAGAGAAGACATTGGGTGCTTTAAAAATATCCTGTACTGAGATTGGTGCTCGAGCCTGTTCCGTGCCGAAGTAAAAGCTCAAGTTAACATGGTATAAATCAAACATAAACATTTGTCTAAACTTTTCTTACATCCAGAGCACTAATACAAAATAAACGACCGCCATTTTTCATAACTGATAACGAGGCTCTCAAGCAATCCAGAACCAGATGCGCTCAAGCCAGTTTCTTGGTTGGACAATCGGCCAAGTATGTTCCAAGCGATCAATCTCCGCCTTGCCAGACCATATATCCATCTCAGAGTACTTAACATACTTAGACTTCTTGATCCATTTATATCCGAAGatcaaaacaaggaagatggggatgttgatgtaTGGGGGCAGGAATGTCTTTGCACTAAAACGTCCTGGGAAGAAGGCATCAAAACCATTGAATACTGCAACGATGGTACAGAAGCAGAAAGAGAAGTAAGCCAGGAAGGGTTGAAAAGGTGATTTGAATGGTAGAGTATTTCGGTCGATGCCATGGTGGCTGAGGCAGTAGTAGAAGCGGAGGTAGGTGAAGGAAACACTGGCCCAGATGATGAGAGCTCCGACGCCGCTAAGGTTGCTGAACCAGAAAAAAACCTCTGAGCCGCTGTTGCTCACGTTGAGGTACACCAAAAGCCCGAAGATAGTGGTGACGCCAACACAGAGATAGGGAACACCGAATCTCTCCCAGGTCAGAATTCGGGGTGCTTTGCCATCAAGGGCAGCGGCGTAGAGAACTCGGGTTGCGGCGTAGAAGAGAGAGTTGCCGGACGACCAGGCCGACGTGAGGATGACagcgttgatgatggagggaAGAATCTTGATGCCGCCGTTGCGGATGGCAATGACGAAAGGGCTTTGAGCGGCGCCGGGAGCAGACTTGttgatggcgttgaggagGCTGGGGTCCTTGGATGAGACGCAAAGAccgacgaggaagatggatAGGACATAGAAGATGGCGATTCTCCAAAAGACACGGCGGATGGCCTTGGGAATGTTGCGACGAGGGTTCTCAGTCTCGCCGGATGCCATGACGACCATTTCGCTACCACCGTAGGAGAACGTTGCAGTGATGAACACCTTGACAAAGGCGAGGAATCGGCCGAGAGCACCACCTTTGAGGTACTCATTCATGGGGCCGGGGTGGTTCCAATATCGGAAGCCGATTGCCTCGCCATTTGGAGCGCCGCCgacagtgatgatgaacatgaggatgatgagaccGACGATGGTCAATAGCTTGATAGCTCCGAAGACAAACTCGGCTTCTCCGTATATCCGAACAGGTAGGCAGTTGAGAAGGACCATGGTAAAGTAGAAGAGTGTGATCAATGCGACTTGGGGAATGTTATGGTGCCAGTAATTGACGATGACAGCCGAGACAGTGACCTCAATCGGAACACCAATAGCGAACTGATACCAATAGTTCCAAGCAAGAGCGAAACCAAGGGCAGGGTCGACGAAACGGGCAGCAAAGATGGGGACGGGGCCGGGAATTGGTAGCCATGATGCCATCTCACCAACACTATTCAACACACAGTAGATGTTGAAGCCCGTGATAGTGTACGCCAAAAACGCAGAGAGGGGCCCAGCAAGTGACAGGACCTGACCACTACCAACAAAAAGGCCCGTGCCAATGGCACCAGACAAAGCAAGGAACTGAACATGCCTAGACTTGAGCCTGCGGTTCAAAGTACCGACATTTCGGTTCTCGTAATCCTCAGCCTTAGCATCAACGTTGTTGGTCGGGAGTGTTGGTTCGATGGTGGGCGACTCCCTGCCAGCTTCTATATCGgggttcttcttgtcgatATCCATGTTATGCAGCAGCGGTTGTAGCTCCCCTGGCGATGCGCGAGATGAGTGAGGAGACATCGTGGAAAGGGAAGAGGAGACGAGGCTCTGAGGTATTAAGCATAAAAGGTCGCTCTCTACTCGCCATTCGTACTGAAAAAGCTCCGTGGGCAAGTTTTCCCGGATGCGCAAAATTGGTGCTAGAGccggtgatgatggtgagtGCTCCCCACGCTATGACAAAGAGTTGTGACGGTTGGTACAAGGGTTAGTCCAATGGATGGCACTGGACCTGCAAGAATTTTCGTGTTTGTGCAGATGCATTTTTGGCGATAAGTTGATGATCACCCGATAATAATTGATAAACATTCTTACACCTGGATTACGTGTCTCTGTATTAGTGCTCTAACAGCAGGATCTGCAGACTAAACGACCCTTGGATGCGGGCCCATGATCTAAAAGGGAAGCTCGTCTCTCACAACCAATGGATGATGGACTGAGCCGTGATAACCGGCTTGGCAAGTGATCCGAGGTCGGTGATGCACTGATTGATAAGATGACGAGGCAAGGATCTCGCGGAAGATGCGTATCAATCTGCAGAGATCAAGCCATTATTCCGCAGTCGGCTCCACTGTCTGCCGAAGGTGTTGCTTGTGATTTTAATGTCTCAAGCTCTCGATCTGGATGATGCACGGCGACGTGGGGCTCATGCGAGAGTCATCTCAGAAAATAGTCCAGATGATGGAAAACAACAGACTATAACTTATAAGATGGTCTATAGATACGTATAAGCCGGTCTGCGCATCTCTTGGACAGTTTAAACGTTTTACTTGCCAGGGTCtagccttgagaagaagaattcGATGCATAAACACAGCCTTGTGTCGTCAATGGACTTGATGAGAACGGGATCTAATCACAGCCTACATCTTGGATGCCAAGATTAGATGATTTCGGGTATAACAACATCTTATTGATGATTTTATCACTCTAATTGGAGCAAATTAGGGCAGTAGCAATGAACCTGGATGGAGAATTACGTTGCTTGTAGTGGTGTCGCATCCATGAATTATCCTAGGAGAGGTGGATCTCAACCAATAACATAAAGCCCCGTTGGCTCAGTGGTAAAGCGTATCACTAGTAAATTACTACGACATGATAAGATCACTGGTTCGATTCCAGTACGGGGCAAGTTATTTAATCTGATGTCATCACATCATATTTCTTTTTGTCCTTGGAGTTCCCAACACGTATCCATCCATATTTGCCTCCAGGAAGCGTAGCTTACCATTTTCC
It encodes:
- a CDS encoding amino acid permease/ SLC12A domain-containing protein — protein: MSPHSSRASPGELQPLLHNMDIDKKNPDIEAGRESPTIEPTLPTNNVDAKAEDYENRNVGTLNRRLKSRHVQFLALSGAIGTGLFVGSGQVLSLAGPLSAFLAYTITGFNIYCVLNSVGEMASWLPIPGPVPIFAARFVDPALGFALAWNYWYQFAIGVPIEVTVSAVIVNYWHHNIPQVALITLFYFTMVLLNCLPVRIYGEAEFVFGAIKLLTIVGLIILMFIITVGGAPNGEAIGFRYWNHPGPMNEYLKGGALGRFLAFVKVFITATFSYGGSEMVVMASGETENPRRNIPKAIRRVFWRIAIFYVLSIFLVGLCVSSKDPSLLNAINKSAPGAAQSPFVIAIRNGGIKILPSIINAVILTSAWSSGNSLFYAATRVLYAAALDGKAPRILTWERFGVPYLCVGVTTIFGLLVYLNVSNSGSEVFFWFSNLSGVGALIIWASVSFTYLRFYYCLSHHGIDRNTLPFKSPFQPFLAYFSFCFCTIVAVFNGFDAFFPGRFSAKTFLPPYINIPIFLVLIFGYKWIKKSKYVKYSEMDIWSGKAEIDRLEHTWPIVQPRNWLERIWFWIA
- a CDS encoding peptidase S8/S53 domain-containing protein; this translates as MKFTLLQFIGLALVFPATTSPMKNKEVAVQDVILEPNSDSSIIKGRAVSASANYLIYPKANSAMKDVEAFSKGLQSQAGKTKVDTVTDVNGKLLAWYATLSANQVAVINKSSVVGSIAPDAPLRTKAKSSGVAKRALKTDKKAQPELQMFSTAPGKKPSGYVYDDKAGQGVTIYVLDEGFNLRHKEFTSSPGRKRWIFSKGASGENDPDGHGSCCASKALGSTVGVAPKADLVAVKLQLTSWSLLKAWQAVVLDVKQNRLQGKAVVSNSKASIAWSVDRDERWFRDTLETLLKNLEALDVVVVSSSGNFGTQFEVSTYPSLFANRTPIIVTGAVDNNGRLAPFSQGGPLVTTTAPGIAVKCAAMSGASAYQAGKESTGTSFSTPAVAGLAAYFLSLDSLRPRLQVPGSVAMNVKALIQEYHYARVSGGPKVAWNAHTLLRN